One Sinorhizobium sp. BG8 DNA window includes the following coding sequences:
- a CDS encoding ATP-binding cassette domain-containing protein, protein MSNLLELHNISKSFGALTALRNLSFHIGEGEVVGLLGDNGAGKSTTVNLISGIHRPTEGYLTVDGRKTMFTCRSDSADAGIETIYQHTALVDSLSITRNIFMGRELTDRFGFLRQAEMREIAMEVLQNAVHISGIDSPDTLVGNLSGGQKQAVAIARAVYFKKRVLLLDEPTSALSVRETEALLNQVLKLKAENVSSVLVTHNIYHAYQVCDRFVIMSHGTKVFDVQKADTTINQLTEYVVLT, encoded by the coding sequence ATGTCCAATCTTCTCGAACTGCACAATATCTCCAAAAGCTTCGGCGCGCTGACGGCGCTCCGCAATCTCAGCTTCCACATCGGCGAGGGTGAGGTGGTGGGCCTGCTCGGTGACAACGGCGCCGGCAAGTCGACGACGGTGAACCTGATCTCCGGCATTCACAGGCCGACGGAAGGCTATCTCACCGTCGATGGCAGGAAGACGATGTTTACCTGCCGCTCGGACTCGGCCGATGCCGGTATCGAAACAATCTACCAGCACACCGCGCTGGTAGACAGTCTCTCGATCACCCGCAACATCTTCATGGGGCGCGAGCTGACGGATCGCTTCGGCTTCTTGCGGCAGGCAGAGATGCGCGAGATCGCCATGGAGGTGCTGCAGAATGCCGTGCATATCTCCGGGATCGATTCTCCCGATACGCTCGTCGGCAATCTCTCCGGCGGCCAGAAACAGGCCGTCGCCATAGCCCGCGCCGTCTACTTCAAGAAACGGGTGCTCCTGCTCGACGAACCGACATCGGCACTCTCCGTGCGCGAGACGGAGGCGCTTCTGAACCAGGTGCTGAAGCTGAAGGCGGAGAACGTCTCCAGCGTGCTGGTGACGCACAATATCTATCACGCCTACCAGGTGTGCGACCGCTTCGTGATCATGAGCCACGGCACCAAGGTCTTCGATGTCCAGAAGGCCGATACGACGATCAATCAGCTGACAGAATATGTCGTGCTCACCTGA
- the kduD gene encoding 2-dehydro-3-deoxy-D-gluconate 5-dehydrogenase KduD, translating into MSLFDLTGRWAIVTGANTGIGQAIAIGLADAGADIVGVGRSAMTETEEKVVSGGRRFLSTTVDLSLAGKAGDVIGEALASGATPDILVNNAGIIRRADALDFTEEDWDAVLDTNLKATFFLCQAFAKAAISAGRPAKIINIASLLSFQGGIRVPSYTAAKSGLAGLTKLMANEWAAKGINVNAIAPGYVETNNTTALRADAERSADILKRIPAGRWARADDMVGAAVFLAASASDYVHGTILPVDGGWLAR; encoded by the coding sequence ATGAGCCTCTTTGATCTTACCGGCCGCTGGGCAATCGTCACCGGCGCCAATACCGGTATCGGTCAAGCCATTGCTATTGGTTTGGCCGACGCCGGTGCCGACATCGTCGGCGTCGGGCGATCGGCAATGACGGAAACGGAAGAGAAGGTGGTGTCGGGCGGCCGGCGATTTCTCTCCACTACGGTGGACCTCTCCTTGGCCGGCAAGGCGGGAGACGTGATCGGGGAGGCTTTGGCGTCGGGCGCCACGCCGGATATCCTGGTCAACAATGCCGGCATTATCCGCCGTGCCGACGCCCTGGACTTTACCGAGGAGGATTGGGATGCGGTGCTCGACACCAACCTGAAGGCTACATTCTTTCTCTGCCAGGCTTTTGCAAAGGCGGCGATTTCGGCAGGCAGGCCCGCAAAAATCATCAACATCGCGTCGCTTTTGTCGTTCCAGGGCGGAATTCGCGTGCCGTCTTACACCGCTGCCAAAAGCGGTCTTGCCGGGCTAACGAAGCTGATGGCAAATGAGTGGGCCGCCAAAGGCATCAACGTCAACGCCATCGCGCCCGGTTATGTGGAGACGAACAACACTACGGCGCTCAGGGCGGATGCGGAGCGGAGTGCCGACATATTAAAGCGCATCCCTGCCGGACGCTGGGCGCGGGCTGACGATATGGTCGGAGCCGCGGTCTTCCTCGCGGCATCCGCATCCGACTATGTGCATGGCACCATCTTGCCGGTGGACGGCGGCTGGCTTGCCCGCTGA
- a CDS encoding cupin domain-containing protein — MQYYTLPENTVWTEVAPGNRRAVLSERPEMMLVAFSFEKDAVGALHSHPHTQVSYVAEGTFDVTVDGVTTRLGPGSSFIVAPNLVHGVVALTPGLLIDTFTPRRDDFLIGAAG, encoded by the coding sequence ATGCAATATTACACCCTGCCTGAAAATACCGTCTGGACAGAGGTCGCCCCCGGCAACCGTCGCGCCGTGTTGAGCGAACGGCCGGAGATGATGCTGGTCGCCTTCAGTTTCGAAAAGGATGCTGTCGGCGCCCTCCACTCCCATCCGCATACGCAGGTGAGTTATGTCGCCGAAGGAACCTTTGATGTCACGGTCGACGGCGTCACCACTCGCCTTGGGCCGGGGAGCAGTTTCATCGTTGCGCCGAACCTTGTTCATGGCGTAGTGGCGCTGACACCAGGCCTTCTGATCGACACGTTCACGCCACGCAGGGATGATTTTCTCATCGGTGCGGCC
- the kduI gene encoding 5-dehydro-4-deoxy-D-glucuronate isomerase translates to MTISVSVRQVVGPEDTARRDTQGLRDGFVIEELFRPGEANLTYSHLDRMIIGGIVPASAALNVERVPETGTDGFLDRREAAIINIGGAGTVCVAGKAYELGFQEALYVGMGEGALSFASIDPVEPALFYLLSAPAHRTCPTVHIKRDMAKKVKLGSADESNARTINQYVHPDVCESCQLLVGLTVFEPGSVWNTMPAHVHDRRMEVYLYFGMQEATRVFHFMGEPGETRHVVLKNHEAVLSPGWSIHSGAGTGRYAFIWAMAGDNMSFTDMDRVPMESLR, encoded by the coding sequence GTGACAATTTCCGTATCAGTACGACAGGTCGTTGGGCCGGAGGATACCGCGAGGCGCGACACGCAGGGTCTGCGGGATGGTTTCGTGATAGAAGAACTGTTCCGGCCCGGTGAAGCCAATCTCACCTACAGCCATCTCGATCGCATGATCATCGGTGGCATCGTGCCGGCATCAGCAGCTTTGAACGTCGAGCGGGTTCCAGAGACAGGAACAGATGGGTTTCTGGATCGTCGCGAGGCGGCGATCATCAACATCGGCGGGGCCGGCACTGTCTGTGTGGCCGGGAAGGCCTATGAACTTGGCTTCCAGGAGGCCCTCTATGTCGGCATGGGCGAGGGGGCGCTGAGCTTTGCCAGCATCGATCCCGTCGAGCCGGCGCTTTTCTACCTCCTCAGTGCTCCTGCCCATCGCACCTGCCCGACCGTGCATATCAAGCGTGACATGGCGAAAAAGGTAAAGCTGGGTTCCGCGGACGAATCCAATGCCCGCACGATCAACCAGTATGTGCATCCCGATGTCTGCGAAAGTTGCCAGCTGCTTGTCGGGCTGACTGTGTTCGAGCCGGGCTCTGTATGGAACACCATGCCGGCGCATGTGCATGACCGGCGTATGGAGGTTTATCTCTATTTCGGCATGCAGGAGGCGACGCGCGTCTTTCACTTCATGGGAGAACCGGGCGAGACGCGGCATGTCGTCCTTAAGAACCATGAAGCCGTGCTGTCGCCGGGGTGGTCGATCCATTCCGGTGCCGGCACGGGGCGTTACGCCTTCATCTGGGCCATGGCCGGCGATAACATGAGTTTTACGGATATGGACCGGGTGCCGATGGAATCGCTCCGATGA